In the genome of Magnolia sinica isolate HGM2019 chromosome 2, MsV1, whole genome shotgun sequence, one region contains:
- the LOC131236897 gene encoding uncharacterized protein LOC131236897, translating into MAANSNMGFHHGLIPASAFNRHAIAFQSGAVNSSTGMISVGNYGGMNNMVGTIPDGNSGGASNMGGVVVPGGSSAGGFLLETVPGLKHDTGLAVDWSPEEQSILEDGLLRHANESSIMRYIKIASALQHKTVRDVALRCRWMTKKDNGKRRKPEDHYMGKKMKDRKEKLVDSSTKPNVPPSPQPSMPAYSFMLQHMNRNDLTSCGVPAVSGMTRHLLDENAQVFGQISANLGAFKIQDNIDLFCRTRNNLIAILNDMRDMPGIMSHMPPLQVSINEELASTILPGTVQASSQALMFGSSGSIELKQEPRC; encoded by the exons ATGGCGGCTAATTCTAATATGGGTTTTCACCACGGATTGATTCCGGCTTCTGCGTTTAACCGCCATGCGATTGCGTTCCAATCTGGGGCTGTAAACAGCTCGACTGGGATGATCTCTGTTGGTAATTATGGCGGGATGAACAACATGGTTGGAACAATCCCAGATGGGAATTCTGGCGGGGCAAGCAATATGGGTGGTGTGGTGGTTCCAGGTGGCAGTTCTGCTGGTGGCTTTCTTCTTGAGACAGTGCCGGGGCTCAAGCATGACACAGGGCTAGCTGTGGATTGGTCCCCTGAAGAACAGTCGATACTGGAGGACGGCCTTCTCAG ACATGCCAATGAATCAAGTATTATGAGGTACATCAAGATTGCATCTGCACTGCAGCACAAGACAGTACGAGATGTTGCTTTGAGGTGTCGGTGGATGACT AAGAAGGATAATGGAAAGCGGCGTAAGCCGGAAGATCATTACATGGGAAAGAAGATGAAAGACAGGAAG GAAAAGCTGGTGGATTCTTCAACAAAGCCAAACGTGCCTCCATCTCCACAGCCAAGCATGCCTGCATATTCTTTTATGTTGCAGCATATGAACCGCAATGATCTCACTTCATGTGGAG TCCCTGCAGTAAGTGGCATGACGAGACATCTCTTAGATGAAAATGCTCAAGTTTTTGGCCAAATCTCAGCTAATCTTGGAGCATTTAAG ATACAGGATAATATCGATCTCTTTTGTCGCACGAGGAACAACCTCATTGCCATATTAAATGA TATGAGGGATATGCCTGGAATAATGAGCCATATGCCACCATTGCAAGTGTCAATCAATGAGGAACTGGCCAGTACCATTCTCCCTGGTACAGTGCAAGCAAGCTCTCAG GCATTGATGTTTGGTAGTTCAGGCAGCATTGAATTGAAGCAAGAGCCGAGATGTTAA